A part of Candidatus Nanoarchaeia archaeon genomic DNA contains:
- the pyrH gene encoding UMP kinase, with protein sequence MAENGNEKRVMVFSLGGSIIVPERVNVAFLRGFGNLVLELSQESKVAIVCGGGKTCRDYINATKRVAKAKQVDLDWVGIVSTWLNAEMLRAIFGDKAYERVIYNPTKPIDTDRKIIIAGGWLPGSSTDKDAVLLAKNLGAGAVVNLSDIEYVYDKDPKRYHDAKKLERLSWDQMRKIVGDKWVAGMNLPFDPEACKEAQAANIRVVIMNGTDLENLKDYLKGAPFKGTVIE encoded by the coding sequence ATGGCAGAGAATGGGAATGAGAAAAGAGTGATGGTGTTTTCGCTTGGAGGGTCTATCATTGTTCCCGAGAGAGTGAATGTTGCCTTCCTGAGAGGTTTCGGAAATCTTGTTCTGGAGCTTAGCCAGGAATCCAAAGTTGCAATCGTCTGCGGCGGCGGCAAAACCTGCAGGGACTACATCAATGCAACAAAAAGGGTTGCAAAAGCTAAACAGGTTGATCTCGACTGGGTGGGGATTGTCTCGACCTGGCTGAATGCAGAGATGCTCAGGGCAATCTTCGGGGATAAGGCGTATGAAAGGGTCATCTACAATCCAACAAAGCCTATCGACACCGACAGAAAGATCATCATAGCAGGAGGTTGGCTTCCAGGATCAAGCACAGATAAGGATGCAGTGCTGCTTGCAAAGAATCTTGGGGCTGGCGCAGTAGTGAATCTCTCTGACATAGAGTATGTATATGACAAAGACCCCAAGAGATACCACGATGCAAAAAAGCTTGAACGCCTGAGCTGGGATCAGATGAGGAAGATTGTTGGGGATAAATGGGTTGCTGGCATGAACCTGCCCTTTGATCCCGAAGCATGCAAGGAGGCCCAGGCAGCAAATATCCGGGTAGTGATCATGAATGGAACGGATCTTGAAAACCTGAAGGATTACCTCAAAGGCGCGCCGTTCAAAGGAACCGTGATAGAATAA
- a CDS encoding EamA family transporter — MTTSIGSVIAVLVASVFGALAALLIKKGSAKFNFRIADQVANIPLLMGGTIYVLTTVVFIASLKYGELSVLYPLVATTYVWVELFSIKYLNESMNRRKWIGVGLIVVGVALIGMGK, encoded by the coding sequence ATGACAACGTCAATCGGGTCAGTCATTGCGGTGCTGGTTGCATCAGTCTTCGGAGCCCTGGCTGCGCTGCTGATCAAGAAAGGATCAGCAAAGTTTAATTTCAGGATCGCTGACCAGGTGGCGAATATCCCCTTGCTTATGGGGGGAACGATCTACGTCCTCACGACCGTCGTATTTATTGCGAGCCTGAAATACGGCGAGCTTTCAGTGTTGTATCCGCTTGTTGCGACAACCTATGTGTGGGTTGAGCTCTTCTCCATTAAATATTTAAATGAATCGATGAACCGGAGAAAATGGATTGGAGTGGGCTTGATTGTGGTTGGAGTTGCACTGATTGGTATGGGGAAGTAA
- a CDS encoding CTP synthase: protein MSSDILDSLAERSDEHEFYTPFPKGYKAGKAKYVIITGSVMSGVGKGTLSSSIGNLLKCHGLAVAPIKFDGYLNYDAGTLNPFRHGEVFVLDDGTECDLDLGTYERFLNQNLSKDNYLTAGKIFKTIIDKERKGDYLGRDVQFIPHVTGEIKNFVRTLAVRTSADVVLVEVGGTAGDLENSYFLEAMRELSYEEGRENVCFVNVTYIIDPSSLQEQKSKPAQLGLRILLSLGIQPHIILCRARNEVTEKIREKISIYANVPVSHVFSVPNVSNIYQVPIDLETKGLHKEIFKILGLKPRTNGDKELTSENWREIAEGLAGAKKEVTIGIIGKYTTVQDSYLSILKALEHCGSKLRIKPIVKWVESSGIKDIPGSLKGVSGIIVPGGFGKRGTEGKIACIQYAREHNLPYLGLCYGFQMAVVEFARNVCKLDANSTEIDPKCKDPVIDVLPEQKKIEGLGGNMRLGGQDVSIKKGTQAYRIYKKDTARERFRHRYECNPEYIKTLEKHGMVFSGKSPKYPIMQILELPKNTFHIGVQFHPELSSKPLSPHPLFVGFVEAAAKYKPG from the coding sequence ATGAGCAGCGATATCCTTGACAGCCTTGCAGAAAGATCAGATGAGCATGAGTTTTACACTCCTTTTCCAAAAGGCTACAAGGCAGGAAAGGCAAAGTATGTCATCATAACAGGCTCAGTCATGTCTGGCGTAGGAAAAGGAACCCTGAGCTCTTCGATTGGCAATCTCCTGAAATGCCATGGCCTTGCAGTTGCTCCGATTAAATTTGACGGCTACCTCAATTACGATGCAGGCACGCTCAATCCCTTTCGCCATGGAGAGGTCTTTGTCCTGGATGACGGAACAGAATGCGACCTGGACTTAGGAACCTATGAGCGCTTCCTCAACCAGAACCTGAGCAAGGATAATTACCTCACTGCCGGCAAGATTTTCAAGACGATCATTGACAAGGAGCGAAAAGGGGATTACCTTGGCAGGGACGTCCAGTTTATCCCCCATGTTACCGGAGAGATTAAGAACTTTGTAAGGACATTGGCAGTGAGAACAAGCGCTGATGTGGTCCTTGTAGAAGTCGGAGGAACCGCAGGAGATTTGGAGAACTCCTACTTTCTGGAGGCAATGCGGGAGCTTTCCTATGAGGAAGGCAGGGAGAATGTCTGCTTCGTAAACGTGACCTATATCATAGATCCGAGCTCCCTTCAGGAACAGAAATCAAAGCCTGCCCAGCTTGGCTTGAGGATTTTGCTTTCCCTTGGAATCCAGCCCCATATCATCCTCTGCAGGGCAAGGAATGAGGTGACAGAGAAGATCAGGGAAAAGATATCGATCTACGCCAACGTTCCTGTGTCCCATGTTTTCAGCGTCCCAAACGTAAGCAATATCTACCAAGTTCCTATTGATCTTGAGACAAAAGGTCTGCACAAAGAGATATTCAAAATACTTGGCCTCAAACCGCGAACAAATGGGGACAAGGAGCTGACATCTGAAAACTGGAGAGAGATAGCAGAGGGTCTTGCCGGTGCAAAGAAAGAGGTCACCATTGGGATTATCGGCAAATATACAACTGTGCAGGACTCTTACCTAAGCATCCTCAAGGCATTGGAGCATTGCGGGTCAAAGCTCAGGATCAAGCCGATTGTGAAATGGGTCGAATCATCCGGCATTAAAGACATTCCAGGCTCCCTCAAAGGGGTTTCCGGCATCATTGTGCCGGGAGGGTTTGGGAAAAGGGGCACAGAAGGGAAGATCGCATGCATACAATACGCCAGAGAGCACAATCTTCCCTATCTCGGGCTCTGCTACGGCTTCCAGATGGCAGTGGTCGAGTTCGCCAGGAATGTATGCAAGCTGGATGCCAATTCCACAGAGATTGACCCAAAATGCAAAGATCCAGTCATTGATGTCCTGCCTGAACAAAAGAAGATCGAAGGCTTAGGAGGCAACATGCGCTTGGGTGGCCAGGATGTCAGCATCAAAAAAGGGACTCAGGCATACAGGATTTACAAAAAGGATACTGCAAGGGAGCGCTTTCGCCATCGCTATGAATGCAATCCCGAATACATCAAGACTCTGGAAAAGCATGGGATGGTATTCTCAGGAAAATCCCCCAAATACCCTATTATGCAGATTCTCGAACTCCCAAAAAATACCTTCCACATAGGAGTCCAGTTCCATCCTGAGCTGTCATCAAAGCCTCTGAGCCCCCATCCATTATTTGTGGGCTTTGTAGAGGCTGCAGCAAAGTATAAGCCAGGATAG
- a CDS encoding winged helix-turn-helix transcriptional regulator translates to MQENNDIQDIWELYGVKENPFSISPIMVMGGAIPIDSFVGRGEFIKRLSRIIGSKGGSRVFVYGDIGIGKTSFVNVVRSSAVQKGFFTHFKEITTQDKWTPDEFVLNTLSAIYSTLKLLKEKPVSKDTYDRLESLFEIGKTSISAGISVAGFGGNYASQKKSPDVLPSVSLQSFFAELIEEINNNTKKEVIIHYNNLELMSEKKIRSLFGTLRDYFQTKGVHFIFIGNLTAFSILQSVPRFSSILSDTPFHIETLIYNEVIEVIRKRFEGLRISEKLNLIYPYNEHCLKILYELMDGNIRDILNSLSTAVFHATTESPVKLDKNKLARVLNEVLEKRYLNRLTPREREVLGEIIKHKEITNKALSDKLKIPRSNISNYIKDLENSGCVFLRRKNGKDKFWKADPKIKWLLLKEDSQQTLPT, encoded by the coding sequence ATGCAGGAGAATAATGATATACAAGACATTTGGGAGTTATATGGGGTTAAAGAAAATCCTTTCTCCATTTCTCCCATTATGGTTATGGGTGGCGCAATACCTATTGATTCCTTTGTTGGGAGAGGAGAATTCATAAAAAGGTTAAGTCGGATAATTGGTTCAAAAGGTGGGTCAAGGGTCTTTGTTTATGGAGATATCGGAATTGGAAAGACATCATTTGTGAATGTGGTAAGGAGTTCTGCTGTTCAAAAGGGATTTTTCACGCATTTTAAAGAGATAACAACGCAAGATAAATGGACGCCCGATGAATTTGTTTTAAATACATTATCCGCCATTTATTCGACTTTAAAACTTCTTAAAGAAAAACCTGTGAGTAAGGATACATATGATAGATTAGAAAGTCTATTCGAAATTGGCAAGACAAGTATTAGTGCAGGAATTTCGGTCGCTGGTTTTGGCGGGAATTATGCATCGCAGAAAAAATCACCCGATGTATTGCCCTCTGTCAGTCTGCAAAGTTTTTTTGCTGAGTTAATAGAGGAGATAAACAATAATACAAAAAAAGAGGTTATCATCCACTACAATAATTTGGAATTAATGTCTGAAAAGAAAATCAGAAGTTTATTTGGCACATTAAGGGATTATTTCCAAACAAAAGGGGTTCATTTTATTTTTATCGGAAATCTCACTGCTTTTTCCATACTTCAGAGTGTCCCAAGATTCTCGTCAATACTGTCAGATACCCCGTTTCATATTGAAACATTGATTTATAATGAGGTTATTGAGGTAATAAGAAAAAGATTTGAAGGTTTACGCATTTCAGAAAAACTCAATTTGATTTACCCCTATAATGAACATTGTTTGAAAATTCTTTATGAATTAATGGATGGGAATATTAGGGATATATTAAATAGTTTATCAACAGCTGTATTTCATGCTACGACGGAAAGTCCGGTTAAGCTGGATAAAAATAAGTTAGCAAGAGTTTTGAATGAAGTCTTAGAAAAAAGATACCTTAATAGATTAACTCCAAGAGAACGAGAAGTTTTAGGTGAAATTATAAAGCACAAAGAGATAACCAATAAAGCATTATCTGATAAACTAAAGATTCCTCGCTCTAATATTTCGAATTATATTAAGGACTTGGAAAATTCAGGTTGCGTATTTTTAAGAAGAAAGAATGGAAAAGATAAATTTTGGAAAGCTGACCCTAAGATAAAGTGGTTATTGCTTAAAGAAGATTCTCAACAGACCTTACCAACCTAA
- a CDS encoding sigma-70 family RNA polymerase sigma factor, with protein MEKVSLNKATLGNLAILRANSDKPVNDLAEMIDADPDVVVVMLNLLGVSPVYGPEGSIVPKKRVRGTSITIPEAMKQFGLSYNQVYDAILAGELPVQRPETMTDSYHLSPEDAKGVLASIKNGGIKPRRELRSERIRRERELSFPERGSSPERRFLNYFCQVPLLTAKEEHELLMPVRAGDEAAVDDLGEANIRLVYSKVKANRKNCILLDPMDLLQEGYIGLHRAILKFDPDRINPRTGMPNRLSTYASYWVDYSIDLAISTQDRPIRIPRKIYGRRSKLAGWIIHYIDQHGKEPSFQKVIEAFPKYPSGALKGDLQFLTFTPAGPAFNFESLLNLDVVVNEEGTLKLEDVLADMKTPWPSEEAMNAEELAKARRLVSRLNVPEQSKNIFRMLTGLEDGCDYTLKEVGEMFGVPEARVIKLHRQLLDMIDDLQKPGDSLISTYRAQMLHQISEIFYQAKNLGPKYNRIYLIKCGYLDGDTYSNRTLANSHSVTINCIKSQMTRRSIFLRKNGIYYDGRIHFSTPQLEHALDKVAIPDIHKQWYRQHCGLNGRGICYSADALAREDNASKGIVHHALCEARQAVRQQMINDLVKG; from the coding sequence ATGGAAAAAGTAAGCCTAAATAAGGCAACTCTGGGCAATCTTGCAATCCTGCGTGCGAATTCAGACAAGCCTGTGAACGATCTTGCAGAGATGATTGACGCGGATCCTGATGTTGTTGTTGTGATGTTGAATTTATTAGGCGTCTCACCCGTCTATGGCCCAGAAGGCAGTATTGTTCCTAAAAAAAGGGTGAGGGGGACTAGTATCACAATCCCCGAGGCAATGAAACAGTTTGGGCTTTCTTATAATCAAGTCTATGATGCAATTCTTGCAGGAGAACTGCCTGTTCAAAGGCCTGAAACGATGACAGATTCTTATCATCTATCTCCTGAAGATGCTAAGGGTGTGCTTGCAAGCATTAAAAATGGAGGCATAAAGCCAAGAAGGGAGCTAAGGTCGGAGAGGATACGGAGAGAGCGAGAGCTTTCTTTCCCTGAACGCGGCTCAAGCCCTGAGAGGCGCTTTCTTAACTACTTCTGCCAGGTGCCCCTGCTTACGGCAAAGGAAGAGCATGAGCTGCTTATGCCGGTTAGGGCAGGGGATGAGGCGGCTGTGGATGATTTGGGTGAAGCCAATATCAGGCTGGTTTATTCAAAAGTGAAGGCCAATAGGAAGAACTGCATTCTCCTTGACCCAATGGACCTTTTACAAGAAGGGTATATTGGATTACACCGCGCCATCTTAAAATTTGATCCTGATAGAATCAACCCACGAACGGGAATGCCTAATCGGCTTTCCACGTATGCTTCCTATTGGGTCGATTACTCAATAGACCTAGCGATTAGTACTCAGGACAGGCCAATCAGAATTCCTAGAAAGATCTACGGGCGCAGGTCCAAGCTTGCGGGTTGGATAATCCACTACATTGATCAGCATGGTAAAGAGCCAAGTTTTCAGAAAGTCATTGAAGCATTCCCTAAATACCCTTCTGGAGCTCTTAAAGGGGATTTGCAGTTTCTTACATTTACGCCTGCAGGCCCCGCATTCAATTTTGAATCCCTTCTCAATCTTGATGTCGTTGTCAACGAAGAAGGAACACTCAAGCTTGAAGACGTTCTTGCGGATATGAAAACGCCATGGCCTTCTGAGGAAGCCATGAATGCTGAGGAACTAGCCAAGGCACGTAGGCTTGTGAGCAGGCTTAATGTTCCTGAGCAATCAAAAAATATATTCCGTATGCTTACCGGCTTGGAGGATGGGTGTGATTATACCCTGAAAGAAGTGGGGGAAATGTTTGGAGTACCGGAAGCTCGCGTTATCAAACTCCATCGGCAACTACTGGATATGATTGATGATTTGCAAAAGCCAGGCGATTCCCTTATAAGCACATACCGCGCCCAGATGTTGCATCAAATCTCTGAAATATTTTATCAAGCTAAAAATCTTGGTCCTAAGTACAACAGAATTTACCTCATTAAATGCGGGTATCTTGACGGCGATACTTATTCCAACCGAACCTTAGCAAATTCTCACTCCGTTACTATAAACTGCATTAAGAGTCAAATGACCAGGCGGTCTATCTTTCTTAGGAAAAATGGCATCTACTATGATGGAAGAATCCATTTTTCAACGCCACAACTCGAACATGCACTCGATAAGGTGGCAATACCTGATATCCATAAACAATGGTACAGGCAGCATTGTGGACTTAATGGGCGGGGCATCTGCTATTCAGCTGACGCTCTCGCACGGGAAGACAACGCCTCAAAAGGTATTGTCCACCATGCACTCTGCGAAGCCAGGCAGGCGGTTCGCCAGCAGATGATAAATGATTTGGTCAAAGGATGA
- a CDS encoding alanine--tRNA ligase, translated as MNADELRKKYFTFFRGKNHALIPSSSLVPEHDPTVLFTTAGMQPLVPYLTGQKHPLGRRLVNVQKCIRTGDIDEVGDNFHLTFFEMLGNWSLGDYFKQEAISWSWEFLRGKEWLGLPKEKIAVSVFKGDKDAPFDKESYEIWRSLGVPEERIAKLGKEDNWWGPVGEAGPCGPDTEMFFWTGSGKAPLKFDPRDKRWAEIWNDVFMEYEKKKDGSVVPLAQRNVDTGMGVERVVTSLNGKQSVFETELFIPLIDNLKLLSGIADPDEFQERSFRIIADHLRAAVFILGDERGVVPSNVDQGYILRRFIRRAVRHGNLLGISRGFTKEAGALVVDMFSNTYPELKKKKQSILNELMKEERQFRQTLEKGLRQFGRFVKDKKELISGREAFLLFQSYGFPIEMTVELAKEKGLKVDENGFSEDFEKHKDLSRRGAEQKFKGGLADTSANTVKLHTATHLLNEALRMVVDEGIVQKGSNITPERLRFDFNLGRKLTKDEIKKVEELVNRKIQEAIPVERKEMPFEKAKKLGCQMQFGESYGDRVSVYFIGDFSKEFCGGPHVTNTSELGSFKIVSEEGIGKGVRRIKATVR; from the coding sequence ATGAATGCTGACGAACTGAGGAAGAAATACTTTACTTTTTTCAGGGGAAAGAATCACGCATTGATCCCTTCTTCGTCGCTTGTGCCTGAGCACGATCCAACCGTATTGTTCACAACAGCAGGGATGCAGCCTCTGGTTCCTTATCTGACGGGGCAGAAGCACCCTTTGGGAAGGCGGCTTGTTAATGTGCAGAAATGCATACGGACAGGAGATATTGACGAGGTTGGAGACAATTTCCACCTGACTTTTTTTGAGATGCTCGGGAACTGGTCATTGGGAGATTATTTCAAGCAAGAGGCGATCAGCTGGAGCTGGGAGTTTCTGAGAGGCAAGGAGTGGCTTGGCCTGCCAAAAGAGAAGATTGCGGTCTCTGTGTTTAAAGGAGACAAGGATGCTCCGTTTGACAAGGAATCTTATGAAATCTGGAGATCACTTGGTGTTCCTGAAGAGAGGATAGCAAAGCTTGGAAAGGAAGACAACTGGTGGGGGCCTGTGGGAGAGGCAGGGCCCTGCGGGCCTGATACTGAGATGTTCTTCTGGACAGGAAGCGGAAAGGCTCCTTTGAAATTTGATCCCAGAGACAAGAGATGGGCTGAGATATGGAATGATGTCTTCATGGAGTATGAGAAGAAGAAGGATGGAAGCGTTGTTCCTCTTGCCCAGAGGAATGTTGACACAGGAATGGGTGTTGAGAGGGTTGTTACGAGCCTGAACGGAAAGCAATCCGTTTTTGAAACCGAGCTTTTTATCCCCCTGATTGACAACCTCAAGCTGCTCTCAGGGATTGCAGATCCTGATGAATTCCAGGAAAGATCCTTCCGCATTATTGCTGATCATCTCAGGGCAGCAGTGTTTATCTTGGGAGATGAACGGGGGGTTGTTCCAAGCAATGTGGATCAGGGCTACATCCTCAGACGCTTTATCAGAAGGGCTGTCAGGCATGGAAATCTCCTTGGAATATCCCGGGGATTCACCAAAGAGGCAGGGGCGCTGGTTGTTGATATGTTTTCGAATACTTATCCTGAATTAAAAAAGAAAAAACAATCCATCCTGAATGAGCTGATGAAGGAAGAGAGACAGTTCAGGCAGACTCTTGAGAAAGGGCTCCGTCAGTTTGGGAGGTTTGTCAAGGACAAGAAGGAACTTATTTCAGGGCGTGAAGCATTCCTGCTTTTTCAAAGCTATGGATTTCCGATTGAGATGACTGTTGAGCTTGCAAAAGAAAAAGGGCTGAAGGTGGACGAGAATGGCTTTTCTGAGGACTTTGAGAAGCATAAGGACCTCTCCAGGCGGGGAGCTGAGCAGAAGTTCAAGGGAGGGCTGGCTGACACTTCAGCGAATACTGTCAAATTGCATACTGCGACCCATCTCCTGAATGAGGCGTTACGGATGGTTGTTGATGAGGGTATTGTGCAGAAAGGGTCGAACATCACTCCTGAACGGTTGCGTTTTGACTTCAACCTTGGGCGGAAGCTCACCAAGGATGAGATTAAGAAAGTTGAAGAGCTTGTGAACAGGAAAATACAAGAGGCAATCCCTGTTGAACGCAAGGAGATGCCTTTTGAGAAGGCAAAAAAATTAGGCTGCCAGATGCAATTTGGGGAGAGTTATGGGGATCGGGTCTCGGTCTATTTTATTGGTGACTTCTCTAAGGAGTTTTGCGGCGGGCCTCATGTGACCAATACGTCAGAGCTCGGAAGCTTCAAGATTGTCAGCGAAGAAGGGATTGGAAAGGGTGTGCGCAGGATTAAGGCAACTGTTCGCTGA